A part of Paraburkholderia azotifigens genomic DNA contains:
- a CDS encoding antibiotic biosynthesis monooxygenase family protein, translating into MFSAMLEVKPIPEQFNAYLGMAKMLRPELEQIDGFIDNTRYGSLTRDGWLLSLSSWRDEKSLVRWRTTQNHHRIQQAARDRVFSDYRLRIGQNVADTHVPEGHALIEQRLDTTETGLGKAVTLLDGHRAPEWVKQAGAESVAASLGLDHATHGLLAWDVFDALLAPGDVIAVATWDDLAAATAFERDAKLPDGVRLRHVRIVREYGMFDRREAPQYFAEAQQQG; encoded by the coding sequence ATGTTTTCCGCAATGCTCGAAGTGAAGCCAATCCCCGAACAATTCAACGCGTATCTCGGGATGGCGAAGATGTTGCGCCCCGAACTCGAACAGATCGATGGCTTCATCGACAACACGCGTTATGGGAGCCTGACGCGCGACGGATGGCTGCTGTCTCTGTCCAGCTGGCGGGATGAAAAGTCGCTGGTTCGCTGGCGCACCACCCAGAACCATCACCGGATCCAGCAGGCAGCGCGCGATCGCGTGTTCTCCGACTATCGCTTGCGTATCGGCCAGAACGTTGCGGATACGCACGTACCCGAAGGCCACGCGTTGATCGAGCAGCGCCTCGACACGACCGAGACGGGACTCGGCAAAGCCGTCACCTTGCTCGACGGACACCGCGCGCCCGAATGGGTCAAGCAGGCCGGCGCGGAATCCGTTGCGGCATCGCTTGGGCTCGATCATGCGACGCACGGCCTGCTTGCCTGGGATGTATTCGACGCATTGCTTGCGCCGGGCGATGTGATCGCCGTGGCGACCTGGGACGATCTCGCGGCGGCAACTGCCTTTGAACGGGATGCGAAGCTGCCTGACGGGGTGCGTCTGCGGCATGTGCGCATCGTCCGCGAGTACGGGATGTTCGACCGGCGTGAGGCGCCGCAGTACTTTGCAGAGGCGCAGCAACAAGGGTGA
- a CDS encoding DUF2964 family protein, with amino-acid sequence MFQLKLRAILLKVSVFVAVGAPLAAFSGVFPTDRTLMRYAVGACVFAIASCVLLLKSIHDDDA; translated from the coding sequence ATGTTTCAGTTAAAACTCAGGGCTATTCTGTTGAAGGTGAGTGTCTTCGTTGCTGTGGGTGCGCCACTCGCTGCATTCAGTGGGGTGTTCCCGACTGACAGAACGCTAATGCGCTACGCGGTCGGCGCCTGCGTATTCGCAATCGCAAGCTGCGTGCTGCTGCTGAAGTCGATTCACGACGACGATGCCTGA